A region of the Methanosarcinales archaeon genome:
TTGGCAATTTCATACCCCTTCATGGTCTTCTCATAATATCCTTTCCCTCTTTGCAGGTCATTAAGCTCCTCGGGACCATCTATACTGGAACCTATGGGAATATTATACTCAGCTAAAATTTGGGCTAGTTCGGGGGTCATTTTCCAGAGATTTGTCTGTAGAGCAAAAGCCGCTTTCTGATCAACCAAACCCTCAGCCAATAATGGTAACGCTTCTTTGAAAAAATCTGCGCCAGCCAGGAGGGGTTCTCCGCCGTGGAAGGTAAATGTAACAGGATCATCCCTGAAACCTTTGAGCCATTTAACCACTTCTTTAATTGTTTCAATGCTCATTATTGGAGACCCTTCCTCCGAACTCCAGCAGTAACTACAATTCGAAGGACAGCCCAAAGTAGGGATTATCATCACGTGAAAAGCCATAAAACACCTTCTTTTAACTTCCATCCAGCTTCTTTAAAGTATTAATAGTTTTCCTGCCCCCACAGGTAAATAACTAAATTGAACATTTTTATTAATATTATTTTTCGAAAAACAAAACATTCAAATGAATATAAATTTAAAATGAGTATTTAAGTTGGATTGATTCAAAACAGCAACAATAGTGACTAAAATTGAGAAAATATTCAAGAATGCCGCCAAACTCATTAAATGAAAAAACGGATCAATAAAAATAGTCTCATTTTTCAAACATCTGTTAAATAGAGGTTAAAAATGAGTGAAAGCAGTATTAATTTATGCAGTTGGAACTAAGTTTATTAAAAATAATAAAGATGATATGATATCAGTTATGCAATTACTTCAAAGTACAGTGCTTTGACCGGACATTCCTTGACACAAATACCACAGGAATCGCACAGGTTGTAGTCTATTACGGCCTTACCTTCTGTTACTACAATGGCCCTGGGCTCAACAGGACAACTCCTCTCACAGGTGCCGCACCCAGCGCAGATTTCTTCTTTCCATAATAATTTATTATCTTGTGCCATTTTGATACACTCACTAATGTTCTTATTGCGTTCTAAGTCAATACTCGGGTATATTTTATAGTTACTGGTATAAGGAATAATACTCTTGTTTTATCTTATTGGGTCTTATTATGTTATTGATCTAAAATGTAATATGACCGGGTATATAATGCATCTAACAGAGGTTTATGAAAAACTGCTGTCTTTGTTGGGTCACCAGCATTGGTGGCCTGCTGACACTCCTTTTGAAGTAGCTGTAGGAGCACTGCTGACCCAGCAGACCCGATGGAACAATGTGGAATGTGCTATTTCAAACCTAAAGGAACATTCCATTCTCGACCCTGGGGCACTGGCTTGTGTGAACACTGAAGTCCTGGAAGAATTAATAAGATGTACAGGTTTTTACCGCCAAAAATCCAAACGATTGAAAAAACTGGCAGAATTTTTTTCTTTTAATGGAGACACCATGTCTGTCCGACCCGTGAATGAGCTACGTAAGGACCTGCTGGA
Encoded here:
- a CDS encoding endonuclease, translated to MHLTEVYEKLLSLLGHQHWWPADTPFEVAVGALLTQQTRWNNVECAISNLKEHSILDPGALACVNTEVLEELIRCTGFYRQKSKRLKKLAEFFSFNGDTMSVRPVNELRKDLLELDGVGEETADSIILYAADKPKFVIDAYTNRILACLGINGNYQTLQQMFESELEPDVDLYKEYHALIVEYGKQYCQRKKCENCILLGNSTSE
- a CDS encoding 4Fe-4S binding protein, with translation MAQDNKLLWKEEICAGCGTCERSCPVEPRAIVVTEGKAVIDYNLCDSCGICVKECPVKALYFEVIA